In Drosophila santomea strain STO CAGO 1482 chromosome 2L, Prin_Dsan_1.1, whole genome shotgun sequence, a single window of DNA contains:
- the LOC122756509 gene encoding uncharacterized protein LOC122756509, translated as MPTTLRTLHVVKLEELPPDALVSGSQDSSSDPSVQSAFPQEQRLHVTDRTSNIRYLIDYGSVVSVVPRTLIKQKTTQAEMTLYAANQTIIHTYGRYITNLDLELRRNFTWPFIIAVVHTPIIGAAFLAEFQLLIDLKHRCLIDSVTGLSTTACLAQAKQTSVSAVQGIYKFRELLQEFVEVTKPSSKHTKQHDVQHHIETYGTTVSDRPRRLSGDKLATAKKEINFLIEHMSSLKKSFVQPTSHGHQKRRFLEGMRRLS; from the coding sequence ATGCCGACCACCCTGCGCACGCTCCACGTCGTTAAACTAGAGGAGCTGCCGCCTGACGCGCTGGTCAGCGGCAgccaggacagcagcagcgatccATCAGTTCAATCAGCTTTTCCACAGGAGCAGCGTTTGCACGTCACCGATCGTACTTCCAACATCAGATACCTCATCGATTATGGATCTGTGGTTTCAGTTGTACCTCGCACGCTGATTAAACAGAAAACCACCCAAGCCGAAATGACGCTATACGCAGCAAACCAGACCATCATTCACACCTATGGTAGATATATAACTAATCTGGACTTGGAGCTCAGACGCAATTTCACCTGGCCATTCATCATTGCGGTCGTACACACACCTATAATTGGAGCAGCCTTTTTAGCCGAATTCCAGCTTCTTATTGATCTCAAACACAGATGCCTTATTGACTCGGTCACAGGACTGTCAACAACCGCGTGCCTAGCACAGGCGAAGCAAACATCCGTTTCCGCTGTGCagggaatttataaatttCGAGAGCTTCTGCAAGAGTTTGTGGAAGTCACTAAACCGTCATCGAAGCATACAAAGCAACATGATGTACAACACCATATCGAAACATATGGGACCACCGTTTCTGACCGACCACGACGCTTATCTGGAGATAAACTTGCAACTgcgaaaaaggaaatcaacttTCTAATCGAGCATATGTCGTCCCTCAAAAAGTCCTTTGTCCAGCCCACTTCACATGGCCACCAAAAAAGACGGTTTCTGGAGGGCATGCGGCGATTATCGTAA